The DNA window TCAAGCCCCTAACATCTCACTTTctcagaaaaaacacattacCCAATAAATACCCAGAACTGTTTCTTAAATATCCTCATACCATGGTAATCTTTATGCCCAAAGGACCTCAGAGGGTCTCCTgataatctttatttttttgcaaagtaaGTGTGGGGCATTTCACTTGTTTTAACACAAGTTCTCAACCCTGTCTTTATGCAATACTCATGTGTCTGAGGGAACAAGAAACACTGGAAGTGGTGAAAAACTaaaactgtgttaaaaaaacctgagacAGTCTGTCCACTtgtaagaaaaaagttattttgtcctttttgttttgtgtctgCCTGCATGAATGTTAAATCCCAGTGAGATTATTTCACTTCACTTACTGCTGTTTGTGTGGCTGTTTTAATCTGCTTGTATGTAACACCTTTGTTCTCATGTTCTGTTGACGCTGGTTCCGTGTTTATACACATGTACCCAACCCAGGTGAAAGTTGTTCTGCACGGTCATTAAAGACAGCTTTGCATTCCTTCTGGTTTCTCATAATCCCCAGGCCcggaaagaaatgtaatttggaAATTGAGGGAgggtgtttttctgtctttagagAACTGAAGCAAAATGTCTGGCTCTGCTGGGTTAATTCAATTCTtatctgtccatccatccatatTCCCATTTCCAGTATACCTAACTGGAAGACTCAAGAGTTGATAAAGTTTCGCCCCCAAGAGCTGATAAAGTTTAACCCCCATTGTATCTAGAAAAGATAACACTTCTACTGTGCTTTCCCTCCTGGCTGGTTCCTGAGTAAGGAGATGCTATGCTCTTCTCAGCTGACCACCGGAAGCTGAGCACTTTATTACTAGAGGTACTGCTGCAGCATAGACTTTGTTCATATTTTACCTTAGTTTTCATCATTATCAGATGTTTTAGCATATGTTGCTATTCAGTTTCTGTGACCTGAGTTGAGGAATGttctcttctgtctcttcaGGCAGAGCAGTCAGTAGCAGAGCTGACAGGGGCTCAGAATAAATTGAGCGCTGAAGTAGCCGATCTACATGTTGCAACAGCGAACATGAGCGGTATCAATGAAGCTCTTGCATTGGATAAAGTGCAGTTGAACAAACTTGTGCTGCAGGTGAGCAGAGTTGCCAAAGATCTTGCCAGGCATTCATCTCCAGCTGGGGCTTCTTCTCAGACTTCTTGCCTTCCGACAGCATGACTGACTGACTATGGAAATGGTGTTCCTTTTTCTGCCCAAGCCAAACCTTCTTCGTAGTAaatcttactgtattttatttcctctgtccTTCTGTGATTGTAGCTGGAGCAAGAGAGTGAAGTTCTGTCAGGTAAAGTGGCCGAGATGGAGAGAGCAAGGATCTCTGACCAGGAGGGGCTGAACTTGTGTGAAAGAACAAACAAAGAGCTCTGCGCAGAGAAAGCCcacctggagcagctgctgaagaaagcagaggagcaaCAGAACATCATTGCAAGACTTCTGCTCAGGGACTGTGTAGTGTTTTGGAGAAATAAGtgtactgaaaaaataaaaccagagaaaaggTCTCTGTATACAGTACAGAGACCGAGAGGAACAACCTAACGTGGAGGGCTGTGTGGAGACTGACAAGGCATGCTGTGACGGAGTGctgtggaaaaggaagaaattttacCTGCTCATCAGGTTCATCCTGCTTTTCCAGGCCTATGACTGACCCCATCCACACAAAGCAAGCACCAGTTTTGTCCCACCACTGCTTCTGCTGGAGAACCTGCAGTGACCACTGTGCTCTGAACTTTTATCTTATGTTGGGACTCCTGCCTTGAACCAAGCCCCCTGCCACAGTTCACCTGCTACAGCAGGTCCCCAACTTGGTTCCTCCTGAGGCCGTTTGCTGTACACCGGTCCTGCTACCTCAGGTCATCACTTCTGGCGGATCTGGCTGTTGAATGCAATGGCTGTCTCTCAGGAGATCGATGGTCCAGAGATATTAGTGCCAAGTTGAGGTTCAGAGACCGATCCAGCTTCCGGGTCTCTGCCTCCAGAACAGCAGCTTTGGGCTCCCTGACCACAGCTGCTAAGGAGTAGGACAGCTCTTGGTGAAGGTCTGACAGCTCCTGGCTGGTCTTTGCACAGCACTCGATATAGTCCTGCTTGTATTTTCGTTCCTGTGCCAGCTGCGTCTGCAGAAGGGACACCTGAAAGAGGCAAAAGGCCGAGCTCAGACAAGCCCACGCTGTTAGGACCATCCGTAGCCCCACGGTACCGGCTGCCAGGGAAGACGCACCCGCTAACTCCAGCCCTGACAAACACGCTGTCCTTGTGGAAGGGGAAGCAACAGGTTCCCAGAGTCACCCTGAACTCAGCTCAGATCATCAACAATTCCAGTTTCTTTCTGGCATACCATTCATACGTACGCCACCAAGACATTACACGTATATCAGAGACAGAGGTTCCTATAGGATTTAGTAACCTAACTAAGGCttttggtctagtggagggtgtccctgcccatggcaagggggtggaactagatgggctttgaggtcccttccaacccaaaccattccatgattctatgattttttttttctttccaaaagtgaGATTTGCGCTACTGACACCCTAGTTCCACATGCTTTTTCCTCAGCAGGAGGACTACTGGTTACACAAGGTGCTGAAGATCTGTTCTGTTATGATCTAGTTTAAAAACTTGACAGCTAGCCTATGAAAAAGGAGCAAACTCTGATTTTTTCCTAACTACAGAACATTTCACAAATGAGCAGAGCATAATCTGATGAACAAAACCCAGGGGGGAAATGAGCTGTAAAGGACTACTGAGGCCTTGAAACTCCTCAAATTCTATTCTGACAACATGGAGTTGTGCCTGCTGGGCTTTTTGGTGGGAGAGTACCTCCATTTTCCTGCTGAACTGCTGAAGTAGGTCCACAGTGCAGGCAGACACAACAGTCACAAGGGGAAGGGGGTTCAGTTAGTTCTCTGTAGCAACAGAACCTCAGACACTGAGGTTTCCTGGGAAAAACATCCTTAAAATATACCTTGATGGCTTCAGCAGTATTCCCGGCTCACTTGCCAGAGCTAAGCATCACGTACTTTACTCCCATAAACATTATACGCATTTTGCCCTGAACGCCTGTAAAGATTCACCTCTGCAGGGAGACTGGGGTGTACCAGACCCATAAAAGTACATGGGAGAGAAGTCTGGTGATGCCTGCCACTGCCAGTACTGCTGTCAAGGGAAGCAACACGGTTCAGTAGCTGGACCGTACGTTCTTATGCCGATACAACAGTGCTTAGGTCTCTGACTCGGTCCGATGTTGGGATCATGATTAGCACAGAACAGCAATACAAGAGTAACGATTGCCTGAAGGTGATAAGCTCTGGCACTGCCTCGGATCCCTGGAGCTCTGATATGATGCAAGCTCCACTGTTAATGGAGTCAAGCGAAAATGGAAGCAGTCAACAAGATGAGTAAGACTCAAGGCAAACTTagaatattctgtattttcGGGCGCGTTGTAGTTTTCCAAATTTCCTCTGATCCCTCTCCCACCCTGCCTGACCTTTAGGCAAGTCACAGACTAGACCTAGATGAATGATGTTGTTTGGCCACGGCCCACGGCTGCATCTGACTGGGTATTTCCACTGCCCGGTGCACTCACTTCCTGACAGCCAAACCAAACTCGGGCTGTAGCATCATGCAAAGTCGTGCCCAGCAGTACGGCCACAGCAGCTACTGATGAGAGCTTTCCCACTCCTCACCTGCTTCTGCAACTCAGCTAATCGACTGCAGCAAGTGTGAGGCTCCTCCTGTGGAGAAAATGCAAGGATCTCTTTTTAGTCTCCAGTGTGatcagggacatggtttatgTTTGACTTCTGTTAGGTGTgtcctggggggctgctgccgctgGGATTTGCCATTGTTCCTCTGTATGGCCAGACCCTCCTCCCACCGAGTACGATGCTGTTCTCACCTGTCGAGAAGCAGGCACCTTGTGCtggtcagagagagaaaagccgCACGCATCTGGCAGCGACCGACTACCATAATCTCTCTTCAGTCTCCTCCGTTCACGTTCCACCTGCGCGTTGGATAAGAGAAAGTGTCACAGAAACCTGCCACCAAACAAGGAGCAAAAGGACCTCTGGACATCATGGCAAGGAAATGTCTACTCAGAGACTGTTAATTGCACCAGAGAATGTTGGGGGCAAAAAGCAGTCAATGTAGactatggaagagaaaaagcaagaagaaacagTTCCTGACACAAGAGAGTCAAATCTGTGTGTCCACAGGGGGaagtgggagagggaagggaacaAGCAGAGGACTCCAAAATGTGGTCTGTGGAAGTGTGTTGTGTTCCAGAGGACCGTGAGGCTTTGCAGAGGCACCTGCTCAAGAGTCCTCCTGAGCTCAGCATTGAGTTGCTTCAGCTCTGTCTTCTCAAGTTCCAGCTTTGCAACTGCTCGCTGCAGACGTTCCAGCCGCTGTGACAGGAGTCTCTTCTCCGAGAGCCAGGGGAGCTGCTCCCCTTCTGCAGTAGCCTGCTGGGTACACAGAGAGGAGATCGTGAGAGCTGGTGCCACAGAAAGCTTAGAAGGGCCAGAAGCAACAGGTCGTGGCAAGTGACCACACTCAGGAACAGACAGTGCTAAgtcccttcttctcctcctgctccacaggccAAAACAACACACTCTCTTCCTAGGGGCCTCCTCCAGATCACCTTGGAGAAATCCACACAAACTTGCCTTCATGCATTTTGGACTGCGGCACAAGTACATCCTGAATGCACAACGAAGCCTTTAACCTGATCAGGCAATGGTACAAATTCCATTCTTTTTAATACATCAGAAAAGCTGTACCTCAGAAATCTAAGGGGACCTTGAGTTACAGAAACCATCTGAGGATGGAGGAGAAATGAAACATACTATTTCTGAGAAAACTGTTCATCTTCCCAGAACTGTTGCCAGAGATCTTGTGATACCACCACATAATCTTGTGACTAGTAACCAAATAACTTCTTGCTTGTCCACAACTAATAGAACATGTACAATCAGAAACAGTAGATCTCTGAAAGCATTCTCTAAGCACCATCAGTgtagctgctctccagccgtcaTTATAAAATTCTACTAAGTTTAGTACATTAGTTTGGTCAACGATGCCCTTTCCATGCCAAATTCTAACCACGGCAAGTTGGCTAAGCTTGCCTAGATAGGAGAGAACCAACTAGCCATCCCCAGCTTTTGGCCTGGAGTTAATTTTAACAGCAAGCTCCGTAGTTCTGTCAGTAGTTCTGGGCTGGACAGAAAACATTCTAGCAGGCGAATGGTCTCTGGCCGGAGCTACACAGACAGGCAagcctgctggctgcagccataGTTTCTGTGGCCAAGCTGGTCATAGATTTGCAGGAATATGTATTCCTGTATCTTTATGGGAAACATCATTTGAATCCTTTATAGACATTTTAGTTGACTGATGATCAGTCACGCTGCCTACCTCATGATGAAACCGGTCCGTGTCCCTCTCTGAAACCATACTCTGCAGGACGGCTATTTCTCCCCTCAGAGTCCCATTGGCCATTTCACTCTTGGTCAGGGCAAGAGTCAGTGCTTGTGCCTTCTCTTTCCATTcaatttctctgctttcagtcTGCTTCAAAATAGCAATCACACGCTCCAATTCTTCCCCCTTTGCTTTCCGCTCATCTTCCAGTTGTTGGGTTAGctccttctgcctttgcaagGAACGGTCTCTCTCCTGGAGAACCCTCCTCTTCTcggcttcctcttcctcccatttctggagtttctgaatttgtttctttaGGGTCTCCCCTTCATCTTTCCATCTCAAAGCTGACGTTAATTGTTTCAGGAGTTCACTCTGCTTCCTAAGCTCTTGTTCTCTCCCTGTCAGAGTCTTCTCTAAATACCTGACTCTGTCTCTCTGGTACTTGATCTCTTCATCCTTCTTTGTCAGAGTCTGCTGAACATGCTGGAGATCTTCACGAAGACctcttatttcctcttctttttgctCACCTTGAGCCTTGGTCTCTCGTTCCCTCTCAGGCAAGGCTTCTTCCAGGAGCTTCTCTTGCTCTCTGTGATGTCTGACCTCTTCATCCTTCTCAGTTAGCCTAAGCTGGAGATTTTGCAAGGTCTTCAGTTCTTCTTGGTGCTGGAGTTTTTGCATAAGAGTTTTATTGTCTTCATCTCTCTTCCTCACCACTTCCTCAAGCAGATTCACTTGCTTCTGGCACGATGTTAGTGCTGCTTCCATGCTTTTGTCACAAAGCTGGGACATGTTCATTTGCTCTGTCTGCCTGAGGAACTCCAAATGGTTCTCCTTCAGTATTTGGCTCATTTTGTCTAGATCCTGCTCTAGACTCTTGGCCCGCTTGCCTTCTAACTCCTTCTGCTCTCGAAGGTGCTGGACATGCTCTTGCAAAGACACTATCTGTTGATCTCTAGCTTCTAGAGAAGATTCAGCATATTCCAGTTTTTGCAGCACAGCTTTAGTCTGCATCACTGCCTCCTCCTTTTGCTGTTGAAGCTGAGAAATAGCCTCCTCCAGAACCcctatctttttttctctttctttcagagTCAGTTTTATTGCTTGCAGATTTGTTTGCTCAGCTTcatgcttttcctcctgttccttGCATGCCTCACATGGCTTTCTAAGGGATAcaatttcttgttctttctcctttagGGCCTCTTCCAGATGCTGCagaatttccttctgctctccagagtcttgttctgctttttggaAGGTCGCAATCAGTTCCTTCTGAGATTCAATCAtgaaatccttttctttcagtattgcCATAGTGTATTCTAAGTCTCTGCGTAAGACCTTCAgctgttcttctgttttttcctcgTAGCTCCTTGTTTGTTGCTTTTGGGTGTCTATGagtctgtccttttcttttaaggctTCTAAGGCCTGCTCCAGTTGGTCACGGACAGTCCTTAACTGCATTTCCATGACTTCTTCAGCTTCctggatttgcttttcttgtgacTCAAGCTCTTGATCTTTTTGAGACAAAGCAAGTGTCATCTTTTCTACTTTACCGTGAAGCTCTTGCAGGTACCCCTCTTGCTGTTCCTTGTACTGCTGCAAGAGTCTTAACTGATGCCTTTGAGAATCACACTCGCTCTCTCTGTCCTTAAGAGCTGCCCTCAGGTGTTCGAGGCTTGCGTGCAGAGATTTCACctgttctctctccctttccagtTCTTGGATCTGCTGAGTCAGAGACATAAGCTCCAAGTTTCTCTCCTCCAAGTTTCCTCTCAGACAATCAAGATCCACGACCAGATTTCTCACTTGTGATGTACCATGTTGTTCTAGAATCATTATCTTCCCCTTCTGGAATTTGATCTCCTggtccctctcctccagctctttgcTCATCTTGCTCACAGCAGTCCTCTGCATTTGTCgctgcttctccagctcctgtATCTGTTCATGCTGGGATCCAATCTCCTggtccctctcctccagctctttgcTCATCTTGCTCACAGCAGTCCTTTGCAattcttgctgcttctccagctcctgtATCTGTTCTTGCTGGGCTCTGATCTCCTggtccctctcctccagctctttgcTCATCTTGCTCACAGCAGTCCTCTGTATTTCTCgctgcttctccagctcctgtATCTGTTCATGCTGGGCTCTGATCTCCTggtccctctcctccagctctttgcTCATCTTGCTGATAGCAGTCCTCTGCATTTGTCGCTGTTTCTCCAGCTCCTGTATCTCTTCTTGCTGGGCTCTGATCTCCTggtccctctcctccagctctttgcTCATCTTGCTGATAGCAGTCCTCTGTATTTCTCgctgcttctccagctcctgtATCTCTTCTTGCTGGGCTCTGATCTCCTggtccctctcctccagctctttgcTCATCTTGCTCACAGCAGTCCTCTGTATTTGTCgctgcttctccagctcctgtATCTCTTCTTGCTGGGCTCTGATCTCCTggtccctctcctccagctctttgcTCATCTTGCTCACAGCAGTCCTCTGTATTTGTCgctgcttctccagctcctgtATCTCTTCTTGCTGGGCTCTGATCTCCTGGTCcctctcttccagctctttgCTCATCTTGCTCACAGCAGTCCTCTGtatttcttgctgcttctctaGCTCCTGTATCTCTTCTTGCTGGGCTCTGATCTCCTggtccctctcctccagctctttgcTCATCTTGCTCACAGCAGTCCTCTGTATTTGTCgctgcttctccagctcctgtATCTCTTCTTGCTGGGCTCTGATCTCCTggtccctctcctccagctctttgcTCATCTTGCTCACAGCAGTCCTCTGTATTTCTCgctgcttctccagctcctgtATCTCTTCTTGCTGGGCTCTGATCTCCTGGTCtctctcttccagctctttgCTCATCTTGCTCACAGCAGTCCTCTGTATTTCTCgctgcttctccagctcctgtATCTCTTCTTGCTGGGCTCTGATCTCCTGGTCtctctcttccagctctttgCTCATTTTGTTTACCGcaattctttgtttttcttgctgcttctccagctcctgtATGTGTTCTTGCTGGGattctgtcttctgttttttctctgttatgtCCTTAATAACCCGATCAAGAGTAGttttatgcatttctttctgcttttccagcattCCCATCTGTTCCTGGTATAACTTcgtctcttcctccctctctgacAGGATGGCAGTCATACGAGTGAGATTCTCCTGCAAAGCTTTTACCTCTGCTGCCTCTTTCTTTAGTGTCTGGATTTTCTCCCACTGCGTTTCCacttcctcatttttcatttttaagatagACAATGTAGTTTGGAGTTCTTGTTCAAGGGAGTGATTCATATCTGTCGCTGTATTTGCTCGGGTTTCAGAGGCTGTGACTGATTCCTGAAGAAGTTTTATCTCCCATACCAGTTTTTCTTTAAGTGCTTGCAGCCTGTCCCGTTCATGCTgcaaaacaaggaggaaaagatTCAGTAATTCCATCTAtgtatgtttggtttttacACTGGATTTGAACTCCTGCTCCAGTggcagtcaagggctgaagtTTGAGCTTTTAGTAGAAAATTCGAGCCATTCAGTTGGTTTCCCTGTTTGATGTAAATTTTCTACTGTCACTCCAAAACTGCAGCCAGGATGTAAAATCCAGACTAAGCATGATTTAGGCGGTGCCATGTTCTCTCTAttaggaagggaagagagaacacttcatttactttatttttttcttttttttttttttgacctctGCTCTGTAGGATTTTCATGGTACCATCCTCTAGAACGCCACTGTCCCCTCTTGAAGGAGTAATGGTCAGATCACAGTCTGTCATTCTGTTTGAAATCAGGACTAGTTTTCTCCTTACAGATATACATATTTAGCTGGATCAGCACTTCCAATTCTCAAATATCTCTATTTTCTCCCCATTGCCTGCTCTCAAATGGGCAATGCTGAACAGCTTTATATTATTAGTAAACTTTGCCTTCTCACCCCTTTTTCCAGATGCAGATACTTAGAACTCTAAATAAGGATTTGGACACAAATAATTGCTCAAACCACACAATGTAAATagagaaaagtttgaaaattactttgacTTAAGCTTCAAGGACAGAAATCTTCAGAATTCAGGAAAATACACACCCTGAATCACAACGGAGTTGTATATGACTACGGCATCTTTTCCTACTTATTCAGAAGAATGTCACAGGAAAAGttaaaccaaaaaacaaccactgCTATAAATaatattcttctgcttttgtagTGGTCTGTGGTCTCTCCACAATAGTCTGTGATATTGGTCATCTTAACGATCTCTCCTTTCTGGACTGTCCTTTCTTACCCAAGGTGATGACCCTGCTAACTCAGCTACATGGCCTGGCAGGAAAGCAAAAGTCTGGGAAACAAGGAATGGTGAGTGGAAGGAAGTGGAAAATGAGAGAAACTTGGTCAGCATTTGCATATTCTGTATCTGCTCAGATTTGGACTGAACCGGTACAAGACCGCCCAAAATCAGCTCTCCACTGGAAAAAGCTGCTCTTTAGAACTATTAACAGAAGGCcaaaaaatatgtaagaaatGGCCCTTCATGGCATCTGCCAGCCTCACCAGGACAtcctgtctttgtttctcagtgGTCTCGAGTTTCCTTTCCAAAGACGCCACCTCTTGATGCAGAGTCATAGCCTCCTCCTTTAGAGCAGCGGCCTCTTCCTGGAAGGCAGCCTGTAGAGAGCTGTTCTTGTGCTCTGCcatctgtctctctgcagcagtaaagatgaaggagaaggtgaaaagcaaagcaaaaccaaacttaTTTGCATCCTACAGAGAAAACATCATTTTCTTATCTGCCTGTCTGTGTTTTCCAGGCCCTAAGCCCACAAGGACTTTCAAAGCAGACATAAATAAAGGAAACTTCCaggcagagaataaaaaaaggagaatgaaagTGGCAAGGTTCAGAAGAGtatgaaaatgtgtttgctCTTCTGCTTGTTGAAAGGCCAAGGTTAAGGGCATAGCAGGACATCACCCACAGTGTTAGAAGCAGGTAGAACCAACACTCATGAAACAAGGACAGAGGCAGTAGGTGAGAGTCAGATCTAGTGtcctgaaggaaaaggaagaagaagcaAAAGTGAAGGCTGACTATGACACAGTTAATTGACCCGGAAGACTTAACAGACCTTagagaaaagaacagatgtGGAGAGTGGGAAAACAATGACAGAGAAAGGAGCAGGGATGCCTATCCAGCTATGATATAGAGAGGCCGATAGCCCTGGAGGCTCTGGGATGGCCTGGAGATTAGAGGAAGAGGTGACTATATACATGTGAAAATCAGTTTATAGACAAACCCAACGTGAACATATTACCAAAGGCGTAAGTAAGAAGTGGCTAGGGAAGTAAGAAATGGTGTTTGCTATGGCTGTGAGCTCAGACACCCAATCAGTATCAgcaagaaaacaggaaacaaggATGCAGAAGCAAAGGTACCGGAGAacttggaaaagcagcagaagaaaggatgCAGGAGCTTAACACTGAGCTAATGCTCTGTGAATCTGCCATGTAAGAGGACAAGGAAGTCAATAAAGACAAGGCTTTTTGCAGGTTGGTGCTTTTAAAGAGCATAtggagaaggatgctgtgaggcaTCAAGCTACACCTACTAAGCAGTGACATGCGATCTGAAAGGCACCACCTTTCACCTGGCAGCACAGCTAGATGCACTGCCAGCCACCGGACCTTTCTCTAGAACAAGTTTTTGTTGGTAATTCTATACATAAGTTTCATGcttgttgtttttctcctcttcccatcTCCAGGCATCGCACTTTTCCTCTGTCTGGTATCAGAGATCCCTGCTGGTGAGACAGGACAGGGTCAGTGGGTTGGAAAGGAGCAGTTGTACCTTCCTGGCTTTGAGCCAACTGTTTCTGCAGCTCGTGATTGTGGGCACTGAAA is part of the Grus americana isolate bGruAme1 chromosome 17, bGruAme1.mat, whole genome shotgun sequence genome and encodes:
- the LOC129214066 gene encoding centrosome-associated protein CEP250-like isoform X5, which translates into the protein MQDVQQPPAAPPVSGRSTQQSKFFRIMLLTTPSWNDENGIHDSSGLFILLTEPCLCSDCANLEKTREDLQQQLEVMEQEASCLRQSNTELQLKEDTAQGEKLEQQEMMERARRDQELLLKDLAALEGKHSLLQSELVVARETLEESRLQTDLLKQEKQELAMALEKAEQSVAELTGAQNKLSAEVADLRVATANMSGINEALALDKVQLNKLVLQLEQESEVLSGKVAEMERARISDQEGLNLCERTNKELCAEKAHLEQLLKKAEEHQEGLRVELTILAEEKEETQEKLSQVYRQQESSSSGLEQLRQESSRQGHALARVSKEKELLVREKAALEVRLAAVERDRQGLSEQLAETRSAKETLESSLFEAQQHSSQLEISRHQLEIQLHTVAQAKEVIQGEVKCLQCELEAERSLRRQEREHMAQRLLQTEQQYETTLRLRQTDHEAEMNKLLQDLASEREGHHSELEEMLEQWKKEKTETEGEHEKKLFDMKQKVATMQAQQEEERIRVENAKQEVLLEKESEKDALLETLLQTRGELREACQQLEQLRQEVEEQRENGQNITEKLQAELQEGQSKIEAVENRHKEEIKTIKEEMNSLLQQRDALQKQVEELTSQLAASEESQQMIGHKAQQDLSEAQELSRQKVLEVIHLQKILEEKRKQWEEVENQNKELQVCLQSLEGERSHWEEVEHHNTEFQASLKVLESEKARLTLSLEEKELSLRTLEENNLAQHNEVSQLLSALHQAQQLHSDHRREIQELNNQIQSLQDVVLEKEAGLAAREKQLLQELEESRTDERCLRDSLCALEAEMSELRLRLCSAENRAKALAIECQQANSAHGEAQSQLDKLHLVLHRMICDSRDSVTLSSEQGHVWGLTVSQARDLPAELTVDRVAAALQDLHQHLKQTQQDLNDARKKIQGLELELSKRQDERDHFSAHNHELQKQLAQSQEERQMAEHKNSSLQAAFQEEAAALKEEAMTLHQEVASLERKLETTEKQRQDVLHERDRLQALKEKLVWEIKLLQESVTASETRANTATDMNHSLEQELQTTLSILKMKNEEVETQWEKIQTLKKEAAEVKALQENLTRMTAILSEREEETKLYQEQMGMLEKQKEMHKTTLDRVIKDITEKKQKTESQQEHIQELEKQQEKQRIAVNKMSKELEERDQEIRAQQEEIQELEKQREIQRTAVSKMSKELEERDQEIRAQQEEIQELEKQREIQRTAVSKMSKELEERDQEIRAQQEEIQELEKQRQIQRTAVSKMSKELEERDQEIRAQQEEIQELEKQQEIQRTAVSKMSKELEERDQEIRAQQEEIQELEKQRQIQRTAVSKMSKELEERDQEIRAQQEEIQELEKQRQIQRTAVSKMSKELEERDQEIRAQQEEIQELEKQREIQRTAISKMSKELEERDQEIRAQQEEIQELEKQRQMQRTAISKMSKELEERDQEIRAQHEQIQELEKQREIQRTAVSKMSKELEERDQEIRAQQEQIQELEKQQELQRTAVSKMSKELEERDQEIGSQHEQIQELEKQRQMQRTAVSKMSKELEERDQEIKFQKGKIMILEQHGTSQVRNLVVDLDCLRGNLEERNLELMSLTQQIQELEREREQVKSLHASLEHLRAALKDRESECDSQRHQLRLLQQYKEQQEGYLQELHGKVEKMTLALSQKDQELESQEKQIQEAEEVMEMQLRTVRDQLEQALEALKEKDRLIDTQKQQTRSYEEKTEEQLKVLRRDLEYTMAILKEKDFMIESQKELIATFQKAEQDSGEQKEILQHLEEALKEKEQEIVSLRKPCEACKEQEEKHEAEQTNLQAIKLTLKEREKKIGVLEEAISQLQQQKEEAVMQTKAVLQKLEYAESSLEARDQQIVSLQEHVQHLREQKELEGKRAKSLEQDLDKMSQILKENHLEFLRQTEQMNMSQLCDKSMEAALTSCQKQVNLLEEVVRKRDEDNKTLMQKLQHQEELKTLQNLQLRLTEKDEEVRHHREQEKLLEEALPERERETKAQGEQKEEEIRGLREDLQHVQQTLTKKDEEIKYQRDRVRYLEKTLTGREQELRKQSELLKQLTSALRWKDEGETLKKQIQKLQKWEEEEAEKRRVLQERDRSLQRQKELTQQLEDERKAKGEELERVIAILKQTESREIEWKEKAQALTLALTKSEMANGTLRGEIAVLQSMVSERDTDRFHHEQATAEGEQLPWLSEKRLLSQRLERLQRAVAKLELEKTELKQLNAELRRTLEQVERERRRLKRDYGSRSLPDACGFSLSDQHKVPASRQEEPHTCCSRLAELQKQVSLLQTQLAQERKYKQDYIECCAKTSQELSDLHQELSYSLAAVVREPKAAVLEAETRKLDRSLNLNLALISLDHRSPERQPLHSTARSARSDDLR